A segment of the Terribacillus aidingensis genome:
CCAGTACGGCGATACGTCCGTACTATCGACTGTCACTGGTTCGAAGGAACCGAAGGACCTACCGTTCTTCCCGCTGACAGTGAACTACGAGGAAAGACTTTATGCAGTAGGTAAGATACCAGGCGGTTTCATTAAGCGGGAAGGTCGTCCGAGTGAAAAAGCAGTACTTGCTTCACGTCTGATTGACCGTCCGATTCGTCCTTTATTCCCGGATGGATTCCGTAATGATGTACAAGTAATCAGCATGGTCATGAGTGTGGATCAGGATTATTCTTCTGAAATTGCTGCAATGATCGGTTCTTCCATTGCTATCAGCATTTCTGATATCCCATTCCATGGTCCGATCGCTGGTGTAGTAGTCGGTCGTGTTGATGGTGAATTCGTCATCAATCCAACGAAAGAACAGCAAGAAAAAAGTGACATCGATTTAACTGTAGCTGGAACAAAAGATGCAATCAACATGGTTGAAGCAGGTGCGCAGGAAGTGCCGGAAGACATCATGCTGGAAGCAATCATGTTCGGTCATGAAGAGATCAAACGACTTGTCGCTTTCCAGGAAGAAATCGTTGCTGCTGTGGGCAAAGAGAAGATGGAAGTGAAACTCTTCGATTTGGACAAGGAATTGACAGAAGATGTGAAAAGCCGCTGCTACGATCAGCTGAAAGCTGCAATCGAGGTGCATGAGAAAAAAGCACGCGAAGCTGCAATCACTGAAGTGAAGAACGAAATGGTTGCGTTCTATGAAGAACAAGAAACCGACGAAGATACAATCAAGCAAGTGAAGGGTATCCTTGATAAACTTGTGAAGGAAGAAGTTCGTCGTGCCATCACGAAGGACAAGATCCGTCCTGATGGACGCGGAGTGGATGAAATCCGTCCATTGTCTTCCCGTATCGGAGTACTTCCTCGTACACACGGGTCTGCTTTATTCACACGCGGCCAAACGCAGGCACTAAGTGTTTGTACGTTGGGCGCACTTGGTGATGTACAGATTCTGGATGGTCTTGATACAGAAGAAACGAAGCGTTTCATGCATCACTACAACTTCCCGCATTTCAGCGTCGGAGAGACTGGACCAATCAGAGGACCAGGACGCCGCGAAATCGGTCATGGTGCACTTGGTGAGCGTGCTTTGGAGAAAGTTATTCCAGATGAGAAGGATTTCCCTTATACAATTCGACTTGTATCTGAGATCCTTGAATCGAATGGTTCAACATCACAGGCTAGTATCTGTGCCAGCACAATGGCTATGATGGATGCAGGTGTACCAATCAAAGCACCAGTTGCCGGAATCGCAATGGGTCTGGTAGCTTCTGGTGATGATTATACAATCCTTACCGATATCCAAGGCATGGAAGATGCACTAGGCGATATGGACTTCAAAGTTGCCGGAACTGAAAAAGGTGTAACAGCACTGCAAATGGATATTAAAATCGAAGGCTTAAGCCGTGAAATCCTGGAAGAGGCACTTACACAAGCTCGTAAGGGCCGTCTGGAGATCCTTGGTCATATGATGTCTACAATCAGCGAACCGAAGCAAGAGCTTTCCGCTTATGCTCCTAAGATCCTGACGATGACTATTAATCCGGATAAGATCCGTGATGTAATCGGACCAAGTGGTAAACAGATTAATAAGATCATTGAAGAAACTGGCGTTAAGATCGATATCGAACAAGACGGTACTGTATTCATTTCTTCTACTGAATCTGAGAAGAACGAACAAGCGAAGCAGATTATCAGTGACATCGTGCGCGAAGTTGAAGTTGGCGAAGTTTACGATGGTACAGTGAAGCGAATCGAGAAATTCGGTGCTTTCGTTGAATTGTTCAAAGGAAAAGATGGTTTGGTTCATATCTCTGAACTTGCAGAAGAACGTGTAGGCAAGGTTGAGGATGTCGTCAAGATCGGCGACAAACTGAAAGTGAAAGTCAAGGAAATCGACCGTCAAGGCCGAGTTAACCTTTCTCACAAACAGTTATTGATCGAAGCTAAGAAAGAAAAAGAAGAGCAGGAAACTGCTGAATAATATGTAAGAGAGAAGAAACTGGTTTAGCCAGTTTCTTTTTTTTAGCGGATAAACATGCTATGCTTGTTCTTCCTTGTCCTACCCCCTCATAAGCTAGACTAGAGGAGGGATGGGAATGCACCGGATTATCATTCAC
Coding sequences within it:
- the pnp gene encoding polyribonucleotide nucleotidyltransferase, with protein sequence MADQKQVFSTEISGQTFSVEIGELAKQANGACLIQYGDTSVLSTVTGSKEPKDLPFFPLTVNYEERLYAVGKIPGGFIKREGRPSEKAVLASRLIDRPIRPLFPDGFRNDVQVISMVMSVDQDYSSEIAAMIGSSIAISISDIPFHGPIAGVVVGRVDGEFVINPTKEQQEKSDIDLTVAGTKDAINMVEAGAQEVPEDIMLEAIMFGHEEIKRLVAFQEEIVAAVGKEKMEVKLFDLDKELTEDVKSRCYDQLKAAIEVHEKKAREAAITEVKNEMVAFYEEQETDEDTIKQVKGILDKLVKEEVRRAITKDKIRPDGRGVDEIRPLSSRIGVLPRTHGSALFTRGQTQALSVCTLGALGDVQILDGLDTEETKRFMHHYNFPHFSVGETGPIRGPGRREIGHGALGERALEKVIPDEKDFPYTIRLVSEILESNGSTSQASICASTMAMMDAGVPIKAPVAGIAMGLVASGDDYTILTDIQGMEDALGDMDFKVAGTEKGVTALQMDIKIEGLSREILEEALTQARKGRLEILGHMMSTISEPKQELSAYAPKILTMTINPDKIRDVIGPSGKQINKIIEETGVKIDIEQDGTVFISSTESEKNEQAKQIISDIVREVEVGEVYDGTVKRIEKFGAFVELFKGKDGLVHISELAEERVGKVEDVVKIGDKLKVKVKEIDRQGRVNLSHKQLLIEAKKEKEEQETAE